In Pseudonocardia cypriaca, a single genomic region encodes these proteins:
- a CDS encoding DEAD/DEAH box helicase — protein sequence MSAPTPQAQQIAPSARPLRAWQRSALARYLAAAPKDFLAVATPGAGKTTFALRVASELIADRLIDAITVVTPTEHLKHQWAGAAAGVGIALDPDFRNSTGATSSDYRGIAVTYAGVASHPLLHRARTENRRTLVILDEVHHAGDARSWGDGVKEAFDGATRRLTLTGTPFRSDDNPIPFVDYLPDPDGSLRSRADHSYGYAEALADGVVRPVVFLAYSGTSSWRTSAGEEMSARLGEPMTAEQTARAWRTALDPAGEWIPAVLAAADRRLTAHRTGGMPDAGGLVIATDQTTARAYAEILTRVTGTPPVLVLSDEAGASARIAKFSESEDRWMVAVRMVSEGVDVPRLAVGVYATSASTPLFFAQAIGRFVRSRRQGETASVFLPSVPVLLGLASELEAQRDHVLGKPHRADEQWDDELLARAQRQEDEPGEDEKSFTALGAQAELDQLIYEGTSFSADEEDYLGLPGLLEPEQVRTLLNQRQKEWMSRGQKNAPAVPPPPAERPQLTVREQLNKLRKELNTLVALYHHRTNKPHGVIHNELRKSCGGPPTAMANIEQLEERIATLRSWR from the coding sequence GTGTCCGCGCCGACCCCTCAGGCCCAGCAGATCGCTCCCTCCGCACGACCGCTGCGCGCCTGGCAGCGCAGCGCGCTAGCCCGCTACCTCGCCGCCGCACCGAAGGACTTCCTCGCGGTCGCGACGCCCGGAGCCGGTAAGACGACGTTCGCGCTGCGGGTGGCGTCCGAGCTGATCGCCGACCGGCTGATCGACGCGATCACCGTGGTCACCCCCACCGAGCACCTCAAGCACCAGTGGGCCGGGGCGGCCGCAGGCGTCGGGATCGCGCTGGACCCGGACTTCCGCAACTCCACGGGGGCCACCTCGTCGGACTACCGGGGCATCGCCGTCACCTACGCGGGCGTGGCCTCCCACCCGCTCCTGCACCGCGCCCGCACCGAGAACCGGCGCACCCTGGTGATCCTCGACGAGGTGCACCACGCGGGCGACGCGCGCTCGTGGGGTGACGGGGTCAAGGAGGCCTTCGACGGCGCCACGCGGCGGCTCACCCTCACCGGTACGCCGTTCCGCAGCGACGACAACCCGATCCCGTTCGTCGACTACCTCCCGGACCCCGACGGCAGCCTGCGCAGCCGCGCCGACCACTCCTACGGCTACGCCGAAGCCCTCGCGGACGGCGTCGTGCGGCCGGTCGTGTTCCTCGCCTACTCCGGCACGTCCAGCTGGCGCACGAGCGCGGGCGAGGAGATGAGCGCCCGGCTCGGGGAGCCGATGACCGCGGAGCAGACCGCCCGGGCCTGGCGCACCGCGCTCGACCCGGCCGGCGAGTGGATCCCCGCGGTGCTCGCGGCCGCCGACCGCAGGCTCACCGCCCACCGCACCGGCGGGATGCCGGACGCGGGCGGGCTCGTGATCGCCACGGACCAGACCACGGCCCGCGCGTACGCCGAGATCCTCACGCGCGTGACCGGCACCCCTCCGGTCCTCGTGCTGTCCGACGAGGCCGGCGCCTCGGCGCGGATCGCGAAGTTCTCCGAGTCCGAGGACCGCTGGATGGTCGCGGTCCGGATGGTCTCCGAGGGCGTCGACGTGCCGCGGCTCGCCGTCGGCGTGTACGCCACGAGCGCATCCACCCCGCTGTTCTTCGCCCAGGCCATCGGCCGGTTCGTGCGGTCGAGGAGGCAGGGGGAGACGGCCTCGGTCTTCCTGCCCAGCGTGCCGGTGCTCCTGGGGCTGGCGAGCGAGCTGGAGGCCCAGCGGGACCACGTGCTCGGCAAGCCGCACCGCGCCGACGAGCAGTGGGACGACGAGCTGCTCGCCCGCGCCCAGCGCCAGGAGGACGAACCGGGGGAGGACGAGAAGTCCTTCACCGCCCTCGGCGCGCAGGCCGAGCTGGACCAGCTGATCTACGAGGGCACCTCGTTCTCCGCCGACGAGGAGGACTACCTGGGCCTGCCCGGGCTGCTGGAGCCCGAGCAGGTGCGCACGCTGCTCAACCAGCGGCAGAAGGAGTGGATGAGCCGCGGCCAGAAGAACGCCCCCGCCGTGCCCCCACCGCCCGCAGAACGCCCCCAGCTGACCGTTCGCGAGCAGTTGAACAAGCTCCGCAAGGAGCTCAACACCCTCGTGGCCCTGTACCACCACCGCACCAACAAGCCGCACGGCGTGATCCACAACGAGCTGCGGAAGTCCTGCGGTGGCCCGCCGACCGCCATGGCCAACATCGAGCAGCTCGAGGAGCGCATCGCCACCCTCCGCTCCTGGCGCTGA
- a CDS encoding PHA/PHB synthase family protein codes for MTDPYPPAPAAAEAVASGLDALIADGHPGPLGLLSGGSALRMAAALAVRPGAIARRGIGFAAELARIGAGLSRVSPAPDDARYADPAWWHNPLLRRLAQAHLAASATADALVSDAGLGAADEARLRGAVAALSGALSPSTSPLNPAVWRSAVDTGGASAVRGVRRLVADLAVPPRAPVHVAASLEVGADVGATPGAVVLRTPVFELIHYLPQTELVHEVPLLVVPPVLNRFYVADLAPGRSIVEHLVRAGVQVFALSWRNPDPAEVRAHADWDLDTYGRAVLEGMDATEHVARTQCTSLMAFGAGGTITAMLLAHLAATGAQHRVAAVTLAGTVLDTRTVPPDPATARAAVAESERTGHLDGRPLLAELAWRAPDALLWPQAVRSYLCGEEPPTSDVLFWLTDTTRAPAGLHRDLVDVALRAPLSVPGAASMLDTPLDLAKVDRDCYLVAGAADPVTAWRDAYTAAGLFGGSCRFVLATGGHAASLVSPPGGAGTGFRAAGAVPGKPGHWLAAAEEQPGSWWTDHLGWLTARSGRLQDAPPELGGRGMHALAPAPGAYVLER; via the coding sequence ATGACCGACCCGTACCCGCCCGCGCCGGCCGCCGCGGAGGCCGTCGCGTCCGGGCTGGACGCGCTGATCGCCGACGGGCATCCGGGCCCGCTGGGGTTGCTGTCCGGGGGTTCGGCGTTGCGGATGGCCGCCGCGCTCGCGGTCCGGCCCGGTGCCATCGCGCGCCGCGGCATCGGGTTCGCCGCGGAGCTGGCCCGGATCGGTGCCGGCCTCTCCCGGGTGTCGCCGGCGCCGGACGACGCGCGCTACGCCGACCCCGCGTGGTGGCACAACCCGCTCCTGCGCCGCCTCGCCCAGGCGCACCTGGCCGCGAGCGCCACCGCCGACGCGCTCGTCTCCGACGCCGGGCTCGGCGCCGCGGACGAGGCCCGGCTGCGCGGTGCGGTCGCCGCTCTGTCCGGCGCGCTCTCCCCGAGCACGTCCCCGCTCAACCCGGCGGTGTGGCGGTCGGCGGTCGACACCGGCGGGGCGAGCGCCGTGCGGGGCGTCCGCAGGCTCGTCGCTGACCTGGCCGTTCCGCCGCGCGCCCCGGTACACGTGGCGGCCTCGCTGGAGGTCGGCGCCGACGTCGGCGCCACACCGGGCGCGGTCGTGCTGCGCACGCCGGTCTTCGAGCTCATCCACTACCTGCCCCAGACCGAGCTGGTGCACGAGGTGCCGCTGCTCGTCGTGCCACCGGTGCTGAACCGCTTCTACGTCGCCGACCTCGCACCCGGCCGCAGCATCGTCGAGCACCTGGTCCGGGCGGGCGTGCAGGTGTTCGCCCTGTCCTGGCGCAACCCCGATCCCGCGGAGGTCCGGGCTCACGCTGACTGGGACCTCGACACCTACGGCCGGGCCGTGCTCGAGGGCATGGACGCCACCGAGCACGTCGCCCGCACCCAATGCACGTCGCTGATGGCCTTCGGCGCGGGCGGCACGATCACCGCGATGCTGCTCGCCCACCTCGCCGCCACCGGCGCCCAGCACCGGGTCGCGGCCGTGACGCTCGCCGGCACCGTGCTCGACACCCGCACCGTGCCGCCGGATCCGGCCACGGCACGGGCGGCGGTGGCGGAGTCGGAGCGCACCGGGCACCTGGACGGCCGGCCGCTGCTCGCCGAGCTGGCCTGGCGGGCGCCGGACGCCCTGCTGTGGCCGCAGGCCGTGCGCTCCTACCTCTGCGGGGAGGAACCCCCGACGTCGGACGTCCTGTTCTGGCTGACCGACACCACCCGCGCGCCCGCCGGTCTGCACCGCGACCTCGTCGACGTCGCGCTGCGTGCGCCGCTGTCGGTGCCGGGCGCGGCCAGCATGCTCGACACGCCGCTCGACCTGGCCAAGGTCGACCGCGACTGCTACCTGGTGGCCGGTGCCGCCGACCCCGTCACCGCGTGGCGCGACGCGTACACGGCGGCCGGCCTGTTCGGTGGCAGCTGCCGGTTCGTGCTCGCGACGGGCGGGCACGCCGCGTCGCTGGTGAGCCCTCCGGGTGGCGCCGGGACCGGCTTCCGCGCGGCGGGCGCGGTGCCCGGCAAGCCGGGCCACTGGCTCGCCGCCGCCGAGGAACAGCCCGGATCCTGGTGGACCGACCACCTCGGCTGGCTCACCGCGCGCAGCGGCCGGCTGCAGGACGCCCCACCGGAACTCGGCGGGCGCGGGATGCACGCCCTCGCTCCCGCGCCCGGGGCGTACGTGCTGGAGCGTTAG
- a CDS encoding class I SAM-dependent methyltransferase, translated as MTDHPAGVPGSMPSPGRVPVRSAVRAWVYDRVIAGMTSTWYRQVLTRLPHGARMLDVGIGTGAALARCADVVRAKELSVVGLDIDPDYVACCRAALERADLTGHVAPVLGSVYDHRGGPYDAVYFSASLMLLPDPAAAIAHVAALLAPDGRLYATQTFHHRRSPLLEWAKPLAQHVTTIHFGRVTYEHEFRKAFADAGVELEELSTMRSTRRSSYRLAVARLPEAA; from the coding sequence TTGACTGACCACCCCGCCGGGGTACCCGGCAGCATGCCGTCCCCGGGCCGGGTCCCCGTGCGCAGCGCCGTCCGCGCCTGGGTCTACGACCGCGTCATCGCCGGAATGACCTCCACCTGGTACCGGCAGGTGCTCACGCGCCTCCCGCACGGTGCCCGGATGCTCGACGTGGGTATCGGCACCGGAGCGGCGCTGGCGCGGTGCGCCGACGTCGTGCGGGCCAAGGAGCTCTCCGTCGTCGGCCTCGACATCGATCCCGACTACGTGGCGTGCTGCCGCGCCGCGCTGGAGCGGGCCGACCTCACCGGGCACGTCGCCCCGGTGCTCGGCTCGGTCTACGACCACCGCGGCGGCCCGTACGACGCCGTGTACTTCAGCGCCAGCCTGATGCTGCTCCCGGACCCGGCCGCCGCCATCGCGCACGTGGCGGCCCTGCTCGCGCCGGACGGACGGCTGTACGCCACGCAGACGTTCCACCACCGGCGATCCCCGCTGCTGGAGTGGGCGAAGCCCCTCGCCCAGCACGTCACCACGATCCACTTCGGGCGGGTCACATACGAGCACGAGTTCCGCAAGGCCTTCGCCGACGCGGGCGTCGAGCTCGAGGAGCTCTCCACGATGCGCAGCACGCGGCGCTCGTCCTACCGGCTCGCGGTCGCCCGCCTGCCCGAGGCCGCCTAG
- a CDS encoding DUF3039 domain-containing protein, whose product MATQVLPDVDTRPEGTDTTGDDSPKMFHYVKKAKIAESAVLGNMVVALCGETFPVTRSPKPGSPVCPECKKIFDTYRKDDGNDGGGD is encoded by the coding sequence ATGGCCACGCAGGTTCTGCCCGACGTCGACACCCGGCCCGAGGGCACGGACACCACGGGCGACGACTCGCCGAAGATGTTCCACTACGTCAAGAAGGCCAAGATCGCCGAAAGCGCGGTCCTCGGCAACATGGTGGTGGCGCTGTGCGGCGAGACCTTCCCCGTCACCCGTTCGCCGAAGCCCGGCTCGCCGGTGTGCCCCGAGTGCAAGAAGATCTTCGACACGTACCGCAAGGACGACGGCAATGACGGTGGCGGAGACTGA
- a CDS encoding pseudouridine-5'-phosphate glycosidase: MPHVPVPVSPRDPLLTSPEVGDAVAAGRPVVALESTLLAHGLPAPQNRAAAEDLETAVRAHGAVPATVAVLDGVARVGLTAGELDRVCAGGLAKLSVRDLGAAVGLRRDGATTVAATAALAHAAGVQVFATGGLGGVHRGARESWDVSADLAALATTPVLVVCSGVKSILDVPATLEVLETESVPVVGYRTDAFPGFYRRDSGHPVPWRVDTPAEAAAVWQAHRALGGRPGAVLAQPVPADAELDAVLHDRLLDEGLALISSRGVTGKDVTPVLLEHFHSGSDGASLRTNLALVLANAALAAQVAAALGA, encoded by the coding sequence ATGCCCCACGTGCCCGTTCCCGTCTCCCCACGTGATCCGTTGCTGACCTCACCCGAGGTCGGCGATGCCGTTGCCGCAGGCCGCCCCGTTGTCGCGCTGGAGAGCACGCTGCTCGCCCACGGCCTTCCGGCGCCGCAGAACCGCGCCGCCGCGGAGGACCTAGAGACCGCCGTCCGCGCCCACGGAGCCGTCCCGGCCACCGTGGCGGTCCTCGACGGGGTGGCCCGCGTCGGGCTCACGGCGGGCGAGCTGGACCGCGTGTGCGCGGGCGGGCTCGCGAAGCTGTCGGTGCGCGACCTGGGCGCCGCGGTGGGCCTGCGCCGGGACGGCGCCACCACCGTGGCCGCCACCGCCGCCCTCGCGCACGCCGCAGGCGTGCAGGTGTTCGCGACCGGTGGGCTGGGTGGCGTGCACCGCGGCGCGCGGGAGAGCTGGGACGTGTCCGCCGACCTCGCCGCCCTCGCCACCACACCCGTGCTCGTCGTCTGCTCGGGCGTGAAGTCGATCCTCGACGTCCCGGCCACCCTCGAGGTCCTCGAGACCGAGTCGGTGCCCGTCGTCGGCTACCGCACCGACGCCTTCCCCGGCTTCTACCGGCGCGACTCCGGTCATCCGGTGCCGTGGCGCGTGGACACGCCCGCCGAGGCCGCGGCGGTGTGGCAGGCGCACCGGGCGCTGGGCGGCAGGCCGGGCGCCGTGCTCGCGCAGCCGGTGCCGGCCGACGCCGAGCTCGACGCCGTGCTGCACGACCGCCTGCTCGACGAGGGACTCGCGCTGATCTCGTCGCGCGGGGTCACCGGCAAGGACGTGACGCCGGTGCTGCTCGAGCACTTCCACTCGGGCAGCGACGGCGCGAGCCTGAGGACGAACCTCGCCCTCGTGCTGGCCAACGCCGCGCTGGCCGCGCAGGTGGCGGCGGCGCTCGGCGCATGA
- a CDS encoding carbohydrate kinase family protein, with protein sequence MTPPRTVPRIVVVGDVAVDVLVEPRSPVVPGADVPARIRTRAGGAGANTAAWLAHLGAEVTLVARVGDDPAGRAAAADLHEAGVRPALSVDPGHPTCAVVVLLADGDRTMLSDRGAAALLAPADLPAFDGADHLHLSGYVLLDRASRAAGLAALARARAAGLSTSVDPQVAPALGPGFVDDVRGVGLLLPNAAELAALGGVAALRDVAGAVAATDGPRAARWTDPHGTWTAHPPPTAVVDPTGAGDAFDAGLLVAWLTGSDPSAALAAGCAAGAAAVGQLGARPAGPPQQPSAVASS encoded by the coding sequence ATGACGCCGCCCCGGACCGTGCCCCGGATCGTCGTCGTGGGCGACGTCGCGGTGGACGTCCTCGTCGAGCCCCGCTCGCCGGTGGTCCCCGGAGCCGACGTGCCGGCGCGGATCCGGACGCGCGCGGGAGGCGCCGGGGCGAACACCGCCGCGTGGCTCGCCCACCTCGGTGCGGAGGTCACGCTCGTCGCACGCGTCGGGGACGACCCGGCGGGCCGCGCGGCCGCCGCCGACCTGCACGAGGCCGGCGTGCGCCCCGCGCTTTCGGTCGACCCCGGCCACCCGACCTGCGCGGTGGTCGTGCTGCTCGCCGACGGCGACCGCACGATGCTCTCCGACCGCGGCGCAGCCGCCCTGCTGGCGCCCGCCGACCTGCCCGCGTTCGACGGGGCCGACCACCTGCACCTCTCCGGGTACGTCCTGCTCGACCGGGCATCGCGGGCGGCGGGGCTGGCCGCCCTCGCGCGGGCCCGGGCCGCCGGGCTGAGCACGTCGGTGGACCCGCAGGTCGCCCCCGCGCTGGGGCCCGGGTTCGTCGACGACGTGCGCGGAGTCGGCCTGCTGCTGCCGAACGCCGCCGAGCTGGCCGCGCTGGGCGGCGTGGCGGCACTGCGGGACGTGGCCGGGGCCGTCGCGGCGACGGACGGGCCGAGGGCGGCGCGGTGGACCGACCCGCACGGGACGTGGACCGCCCATCCCCCACCCACCGCCGTGGTGGACCCGACGGGTGCGGGCGACGCCTTCGACGCGGGCCTGCTCGTCGCCTGGCTCACCGGGTCGGACCCGTCGGCCGCACTGGCGGCGGGCTGCGCCGCGGGCGCGGCGGCGGTGGGACAGCTGGGCGCGCGGCCCGCTGGTCCGCCTCAGCAGCCCAGCGCCGTCGCCAGCTCGTGA